The Georgenia sp. TF02-10 genome window below encodes:
- a CDS encoding Ppx/GppA phosphatase family protein — MTRVAAIDCGTNSIRLLIADVDGPAGPVRDVLRRTEIVRLGQGVDRTGRLDPAALARTLAAAGAYAKQCAAHGVDRVRFVATSATRDAENRQDFVDGVRAALGVEPEVVSGEEEAALSFAGAASTLTAAGLAGPHLVVDIGGGSTELVLGQGTPHAAVSVDVGCVRIAERHLATDPPTAAEEEAARADVRHALDAAAAVVPLGLTRTLVGLAGSVTTVTAHALDLPEYDPARIDGAVLPVPAVLASCRALLHATRAERAAMPFMHPGRVDVIGAGALVWSEIITRVQAEATAAGGGLSTVVTSEHDILDGIALSVA; from the coding sequence ACGGTCCGGCCGGCCCGGTGCGCGACGTGCTGCGCCGGACGGAGATCGTCCGGCTGGGCCAGGGCGTGGACCGCACCGGTCGCCTGGACCCGGCGGCGCTGGCCCGCACCCTCGCCGCCGCCGGCGCCTACGCCAAGCAGTGCGCCGCGCACGGGGTCGACCGGGTCCGGTTCGTCGCCACCTCCGCCACCCGGGACGCGGAGAACCGGCAGGACTTCGTCGACGGTGTCCGCGCAGCCCTCGGCGTCGAGCCGGAGGTGGTCTCCGGGGAGGAGGAGGCGGCGCTGAGCTTCGCCGGGGCGGCCAGCACGCTGACCGCCGCCGGGCTCGCCGGCCCGCACCTCGTCGTCGACATCGGCGGCGGCTCGACCGAGCTCGTGCTTGGGCAGGGCACGCCGCACGCCGCCGTCTCGGTCGACGTCGGCTGCGTCCGGATCGCCGAGCGCCACCTCGCCACCGACCCGCCGACCGCCGCCGAGGAGGAGGCCGCCCGGGCCGACGTGCGCCACGCGCTCGACGCCGCGGCCGCCGTCGTCCCGCTCGGGCTGACCCGCACGCTCGTCGGGCTCGCCGGGTCGGTCACCACGGTCACCGCCCACGCCCTGGACCTGCCGGAGTACGACCCGGCCCGGATCGACGGCGCCGTGCTGCCGGTGCCGGCGGTGCTGGCGTCGTGCCGGGCCCTGCTCCACGCCACCCGCGCCGAGCGGGCGGCGATGCCGTTCATGCACCCGGGCCGGGTGGACGTCATCGGCGCCGGCGCCCTGGTCTGGTCGGAGATCATCACCCGGGTGCAGGCCGAGGCCACCGCCGCCGGCGGCGGGCTGAGCACGGTGGTGACCAGCGAGCACGACATCCTGGACGGCATCGCCCTGTCCGTGGCGTGA